A DNA window from Hordeum vulgare subsp. vulgare chromosome 1H, MorexV3_pseudomolecules_assembly, whole genome shotgun sequence contains the following coding sequences:
- the LOC123427977 gene encoding uncharacterized protein LOC123427977 has translation MRKVCPNLDREDGLDTVLEVPVPELHQEAPARSRRTVKAWMRSHMHIDHQQHRRDGAAPPRADVQIMLGVMGAPLVPQPVQPRRPMGGRGNKEEPLEQSKARYIVEQYVAAAGGEAALSAATSMFAMGKVRMSSSTTSKSKSKAAKKGAGEVHGGFVVWQKKPELWCVEMVVAGGTKMSAGSDGNVAWRQTPWQQAHASRGPPRPIRRCVQGLDPKSTADLFSSAASVGEESVDGEDCFLLRVDAEPSALHARSSADVEVIRHALWGYFSQRTGLLVRLEDSHLLRIPKPAESGGEGKAASASMYWETTMESIIGDYRPVDGINIAHAGRTVVSVSPFTTAAGAVEDADADADARRKRPCTCMEETWSIEEVEFNIAGLSTECFLPPRDLLLGTSNSKEQPRHKKGQGDKATKGGRDSDGGCGIRAAVAKKALVPVVTGLGWFGPAKVAAVDSLDAADESEDTTYAPAR, from the exons ATGAGGAAGGTATGCCCCAACCTCGACCGGGAGGACGGCCTCGACACCGTGCTCGAGGTGCCGGTCCCCGAGCTCCACCAGGAGGCGCCGGCCCGCAGCCGGCGCACGGTCAAGGCGTGGATGCGGTCGCACATGCACATCGATCACCAGCAGCATCGCCGTGATGGTGCGGCGCCTCCGCGCGCCGACGTGCAGATCATGCTCGGCGTCATGGGTGCGCCGCTGGTGCCTCAGCCCGTGCAGCCCAGGAGGCCCATGGGCGGACGTGGCAACAAGGAGGAGCCCCTG GAGCAATCGAAGGCGAGGTACATAGTGGAGCAGTAcgtggcggcggccggcggcgaggcGGCACTGAGCGCGGCGACTAGCATGTTCGCCATGGGGAAGGTGCGGATGAGTAGTAGTACTACGTCCAAATCCAAGAGCAAGGCAGCAAAGAAGGGAGCCGGCGAGGTGCACGGAGGATTTGTGGTGTGGCAGAAGAAGCCGGAGCTCTGGTGCGTGGAGATGGTCGTGGCCGGTGGCACTAAGATGAGCGCCGGCAGCGACGGCAATGTTGCCTGGCGCCAGACGCCGTGGCAGCAGGCCCACGCCTCCCGGGGGCCGCCGCGACCGATCCGCAGATGCGTTCAGGGTTTGGACCCGAAATCCACGGCGGACCTCTTCTCCAGCGCCGCGTCCGTCGGCGAGGAATCAGTCGATGGCGAGGACTGCTTCCTGCTCCGCGTCGACGCGGAACCCTCCGCTCTGCACGCCCGCAGCAGCGCCGACGTGGAGGTGATCCGGCACGCGCTATGGGGGTACTTCAGCCAGAGGACGGGGCTGCTTGTCCGTCTTGAGGACAGCCACCTGTTGCGCATCCCCAAGCCGGCCGAGTCCGGCGGCGAGGGCAAGGCCGCTTCCGCGAGCATGTACTGGGAGACCACCATGGAGTCCATCATCGGAGACTACCGCCCCGTGGACGGCATCAACATCGCGCACGCCGGCCGCACCGTCGTCTCGGTATCCCCGTTCACGACGGCCGCCGGGGCAGTAGaggacgccgacgccgacgccgacgcgcGCAGGAAGAGACCGTGCACGTGCATGGAGGAGACGTGGAGCATCGAGGAGGTGGAGTTCAACATCGCGGGGCTGTCCACGGAGTGCTTCCTGCCTCCCAGGGACCTCCTGCTTGGCACTTCCAATTCCAAAGAGCAGCCGCGGCACAAGAAGGGGCAAGGCGACAAGGCGACAAAGGGCGGTCGAGACAGCGACGGTGGCTGCGGGATCCGCGCGGCTGTGGCGAAGAAGGCACTTGTTCCGGTTGTGACTGGACTAGGTTGGTTCGGTCCGGCCAAGGTTGCCGCGGTTGACAGCTTAGACGCCGCCGACGAGTCGGAAGACACAACGTACGCACCGGCAAGATGA